A genomic segment from Bacillus cereus G9842 encodes:
- a CDS encoding RNA-guided endonuclease InsQ/TnpB family protein, protein MPTITAKIQIHVSDNQAESLKITTNAYRKACNWLSKHIFETKNLNQVNLNNLYYSDLRNQFRLKSQMAQSVMKTVIARYKSAKSNGHEWSLIDFKLAEYDLVWNRDYSLTKNQFSVNTLEGRLKLNYERKAMKKYFNSTWKFGTAKLVHKYKKWFLHIPMTKEYQTLDFADVNNIVGVDLGINFLATTYDSQGKTTFYNGNIVKHKRGKFKATRKQLQTRQTPSSRKKIKQIGSRENRYVTDVNHQITKALVEAYPRGTMFVLEDLTGVRSATEKVRVKNRYVSVSWAFYQFRQMLEYKAELNGQKVIVVDPKYTSQTCPKCGNIEKANRNKKLHTFKCKNCQYQSNDDRIGAMNLHRKGIKHISVVTTGV, encoded by the coding sequence ATGCCTACAATTACTGCAAAAATACAAATCCATGTTTCCGATAATCAAGCTGAAAGTCTAAAGATAACAACGAACGCTTACCGCAAGGCTTGTAATTGGTTATCAAAACACATATTTGAAACAAAGAACCTTAATCAAGTAAATCTCAATAACTTATATTATTCTGATTTGCGAAATCAATTTAGGTTAAAAAGTCAAATGGCTCAATCTGTGATGAAAACTGTAATTGCTCGTTACAAGTCGGCTAAATCAAATGGACATGAATGGTCTTTGATTGACTTCAAACTTGCAGAATATGATTTAGTCTGGAATCGAGATTATTCACTAACCAAAAACCAATTTAGTGTAAACACGCTTGAAGGTCGCCTAAAACTAAATTATGAGCGTAAGGCTATGAAGAAATACTTCAACAGCACTTGGAAATTTGGTACTGCTAAATTAGTGCATAAGTACAAAAAGTGGTTCTTACATATCCCGATGACAAAAGAGTACCAAACATTAGATTTCGCAGATGTAAACAACATCGTTGGTGTTGATTTAGGAATCAACTTCCTTGCAACCACTTATGATAGTCAGGGCAAAACAACCTTCTACAACGGAAATATTGTTAAACATAAGCGTGGTAAATTTAAAGCTACTCGTAAGCAATTACAAACACGACAAACACCATCTTCTCGTAAGAAAATAAAACAAATTGGCTCAAGAGAAAACCGTTATGTAACTGATGTAAACCATCAAATTACAAAGGCACTCGTTGAGGCATACCCTAGAGGTACTATGTTTGTTTTAGAAGACTTAACAGGGGTTCGTTCTGCGACAGAGAAAGTACGAGTGAAAAACCGCTATGTTTCTGTATCTTGGGCTTTCTATCAGTTCCGTCAAATGCTTGAGTATAAAGCTGAATTGAATGGACAAAAGGTAATTGTGGTAGACCCCAAATATACTTCCCAAACTTGCCCTAAGTGCGGAAACATTGAAAAAGCGAATCGTAATAAAAAGCTACACACTTTTAAGTGTAAAAATTGCCAATACCAATCAAATGATGACCGTATTGGTGCGATGAATCTACACCGTAAGGGAATTAAGCATATCAGTGTAGTTACCACAGGAGTATAG
- a CDS encoding DUF2278 family protein yields MPLKNYGVLKGTVIQSKIGKGKTPHYQVHLQDEVGVDYRIAINVKSQSYPSEVLYFASNNIKSEAIHILPTLPFGFTEIKNNEPKVALDYVRGNLFDSKQMIPLPPEKAGADNDLNEKIERYIKRAIEEKAIIYAFGERWGPEENTPDSYFYFKPGNGIHDIHMNQGNVEKWKGDNGIWQDGGILIHFEKEEEWIGIFLAFQSQSWCTDEEGHARVPVEHCDYKGNN; encoded by the coding sequence ATGCCCCTAAAAAACTACGGTGTGTTAAAAGGTACAGTTATACAATCAAAGATTGGAAAAGGGAAAACACCTCATTATCAAGTTCATTTACAAGATGAAGTAGGAGTAGATTATCGTATTGCAATTAACGTAAAATCGCAAAGTTATCCGTCAGAAGTTTTATATTTTGCGAGTAACAATATTAAATCAGAAGCGATTCATATTTTACCGACATTACCATTCGGTTTTACAGAAATAAAAAACAATGAACCGAAAGTGGCTTTAGATTATGTAAGAGGAAATCTATTTGATTCAAAACAAATGATTCCTTTGCCTCCCGAAAAAGCAGGAGCAGATAATGATTTAAACGAAAAAATAGAACGTTATATAAAGCGAGCGATAGAAGAAAAAGCGATTATTTACGCGTTTGGTGAAAGATGGGGACCAGAAGAAAACACACCAGATTCCTATTTTTATTTCAAACCAGGAAACGGTATACATGATATTCACATGAATCAAGGGAATGTAGAGAAATGGAAAGGTGATAATGGCATATGGCAAGACGGAGGGATACTCATTCACTTTGAAAAGGAAGAAGAATGGATTGGTATCTTTCTTGCATTCCAATCACAGTCATGGTGTACCGATGAAGAAGGGCACGCTCGTGTGCCTGTTGAGCATTGTGATTATAAGGGGAATAATTAA
- a CDS encoding zinc ribbon domain-containing protein, with protein MKCPSCHTENAAEAKFCGNCGHSLTEEVVASSGQEEGPEQARAAQVKETRPNETVEQAKRFASGYFQFFKHALQAPTAIMKSGTIEVRNGIVSLVLICFLGACIFYRMMSAASAVTRTFAPDISTPTFFVESITVFFFLLILTLFVGFIIFVSGKMMKSSFSFLEVFGIWGTLATPAIAILVLSFLFSFLLIFFLPILLSVAATYIGISITVAILKLDNGGLDLVYTLIIANVLIGIATFIVLWSYISTIIQALTQGITGF; from the coding sequence ATGAAATGTCCGTCATGTCATACAGAAAATGCAGCAGAGGCAAAGTTTTGCGGGAATTGTGGACATTCGTTAACGGAAGAAGTAGTGGCAAGTAGTGGTCAAGAAGAAGGGCCGGAACAAGCACGCGCGGCACAAGTAAAGGAAACTCGGCCAAATGAAACGGTAGAGCAAGCGAAGCGGTTTGCGAGCGGCTATTTTCAATTTTTTAAACATGCATTACAAGCACCGACAGCGATTATGAAAAGCGGCACGATTGAAGTAAGAAATGGAATTGTAAGTCTTGTTCTTATTTGTTTTTTAGGAGCATGTATTTTTTATAGAATGATGAGTGCAGCATCAGCAGTTACGAGAACATTTGCACCAGATATATCTACTCCCACATTTTTTGTAGAATCTATAACGGTCTTTTTCTTTTTATTAATTTTAACTTTATTTGTCGGATTTATTATTTTTGTAAGTGGTAAGATGATGAAATCATCTTTTTCGTTTCTTGAAGTATTCGGTATATGGGGAACGCTAGCGACGCCGGCTATTGCTATATTAGTCCTTTCTTTTCTTTTTAGTTTCTTATTAATCTTTTTCTTACCGATATTATTATCGGTAGCTGCAACTTATATAGGGATTAGTATAACTGTAGCCATATTAAAGCTAGACAATGGCGGATTAGATCTCGTGTACACACTTATTATTGCAAATGTTTTAATTGGAATTGCAACATTTATTGTACTTTGGTCTTACATTAGCACGATAATTCAAGCCTTAACACAGGGAATAACTGGCTTCTAA
- a CDS encoding TcaA 3rd/4th domain-containing protein, with amino-acid sequence MNVCTKCGIQFEDGVQFCQNCGTKRGSPVVKKNMSGGAKVGITLLALFVIAIIGLYLYGSSYYTQVAQVDRMITILQERDGEKLAEIITADDQSVMITKESLTPLFSYIKENPSYVNELKEYLRQGEKQRDGIERADFSLTKDGKYFFIFDRYKLKVKTYYTTLLTNEKGVSLKMNGKEIDKTDDKKFEKQYGPFLPGNQVFQSEYKNDYVKLSREEKVVLMKQSQNNVMIDLTLQGQYITVQTNAPGATLYVNQKPVTALAGEEITWGPIATDGSTTIYLERNGENGRETTKVETVTALPSYNLPFQKKSTEKTVVYNVTPPSTTPYVYNGFIFPDSDIRKLTSTDLAYLSKEQLKIARNEIYARHGHIFQTKDMQTYFSKQSWYRENPYFTGKLTDIETYNVELIKSRE; translated from the coding sequence ATGAATGTATGTACAAAGTGCGGAATTCAGTTTGAAGATGGTGTGCAATTTTGTCAAAACTGCGGGACGAAGAGGGGAAGTCCTGTAGTAAAGAAGAACATGAGCGGTGGTGCAAAGGTTGGCATTACACTGTTAGCACTATTTGTTATAGCGATTATTGGATTATATTTGTACGGATCATCGTATTATACGCAGGTGGCACAAGTAGATCGGATGATTACGATTTTACAAGAGAGGGACGGAGAGAAATTAGCTGAGATCATTACGGCAGATGATCAATCGGTTATGATAACAAAAGAGAGTTTAACGCCTCTATTTTCATATATAAAAGAAAATCCATCGTATGTGAATGAATTAAAAGAATATTTGAGACAAGGTGAAAAACAACGGGACGGAATAGAAAGAGCTGATTTTTCGTTAACGAAAGACGGAAAGTATTTCTTTATATTTGATCGGTATAAATTGAAAGTGAAGACGTACTATACCACTTTGCTTACAAATGAAAAAGGCGTATCGTTAAAAATGAACGGAAAAGAAATTGATAAGACAGATGACAAAAAGTTTGAGAAGCAATATGGGCCGTTTCTTCCGGGCAATCAAGTGTTTCAATCAGAATATAAAAATGATTATGTAAAACTATCGCGTGAGGAAAAGGTTGTACTTATGAAACAAAGCCAAAATAACGTAATGATAGATTTAACGTTGCAAGGTCAATATATTACAGTTCAAACGAACGCGCCTGGTGCAACATTGTACGTAAATCAAAAACCAGTTACAGCACTGGCAGGAGAAGAAATTACATGGGGGCCTATAGCGACTGATGGAAGTACGACGATTTATTTAGAACGAAATGGAGAAAATGGAAGGGAAACGACGAAGGTAGAAACGGTAACGGCACTTCCGTCTTATAATCTTCCATTTCAAAAGAAAAGTACAGAAAAAACAGTTGTTTATAATGTTACTCCGCCATCTACCACTCCGTATGTATATAATGGTTTCATTTTCCCAGATAGTGATATTCGAAAATTAACGAGTACAGATTTAGCATATTTATCGAAAGAACAGTTGAAAATTGCTAGAAATGAAATATATGCAAGGCATGGACATATTTTTCAGACGAAAGATATGCAAACGTATTTTTCAAAACAATCTTGGTATAGAGAAAATCCATATTTTACAGGAAAGCTAACAGATATTGAAACTTATAATGTTGAACTCATCAAATCAAGAGAATAA
- a CDS encoding FAD-dependent oxidoreductase has protein sequence MNYVIIGGDAAGMSAAMQIVRNDENATVVTLEKGEIYSYAQCGLPYVISGAIASTEKLIARNVKTFREKYGIDAKVRHEVTKVDTEKKMVYAEHTKTKEVFEFPYDRLLIATGVRPVMPEWEGRDLQGVHLLKTIPDAERILKTLETNKVEDVTIIGGGAIGLEMAETFVELGKKVRMIERNDHIGTIYDADMAEYIHKEADKHNIEILTNENVKAFKGNERVEQIETDKGTYKADLVLVSVGVKPNTDFLEGTNIRTNYKGAIEVNAYMQTNVQDVYAAGDCATHYHVIKEIHDHIPLGTTANKQGRLAGLNMLDKRRAFKGALGTGIIKFMDLTLARTGLNEKEAKGLHIPYKTVKVDSTNMAGYYPNAKPLYLKLLYRSDTKQLLGGQVIGEEGVDKRIDVIAMALFNKMSIHDLEDVDLSYAPPYNSVWDPIQQAARRAE, from the coding sequence GTGAACTATGTCATTATTGGCGGAGATGCAGCTGGTATGAGTGCAGCTATGCAAATTGTTAGAAACGATGAAAATGCAACTGTTGTAACGTTAGAAAAAGGTGAAATTTATTCATACGCTCAGTGTGGATTACCGTATGTCATTAGTGGTGCTATCGCTTCAACTGAAAAGTTAATCGCGCGCAACGTAAAGACGTTTCGTGAGAAATATGGAATTGATGCGAAAGTGCGTCATGAAGTAACGAAAGTAGATACAGAAAAGAAAATGGTGTACGCAGAGCATACGAAGACGAAAGAAGTTTTTGAATTTCCGTACGATCGTTTATTAATTGCAACTGGAGTGCGTCCTGTTATGCCAGAATGGGAAGGTCGAGATTTGCAAGGTGTTCACCTTTTAAAAACAATTCCAGATGCTGAGCGTATATTAAAAACGCTAGAAACGAATAAAGTTGAAGATGTAACCATTATTGGCGGTGGTGCGATTGGACTGGAGATGGCAGAAACATTCGTCGAACTTGGTAAGAAAGTAAGAATGATTGAGCGAAATGATCATATCGGTACGATTTATGATGCAGATATGGCTGAATATATACATAAAGAAGCAGATAAACACAATATTGAAATTTTAACGAATGAAAATGTGAAAGCATTTAAAGGAAATGAAAGAGTGGAACAAATTGAAACGGATAAAGGTACGTATAAAGCAGATCTTGTTTTAGTATCGGTTGGAGTGAAGCCGAATACTGATTTTCTTGAAGGAACAAATATACGTACAAATTATAAAGGGGCAATCGAAGTAAATGCATATATGCAAACGAATGTGCAAGACGTATATGCAGCCGGTGATTGCGCAACACATTACCACGTTATAAAGGAAATTCATGATCATATCCCGCTCGGAACGACTGCTAATAAACAAGGGCGACTTGCTGGACTGAATATGCTTGATAAACGAAGAGCATTTAAAGGTGCGTTAGGCACAGGTATTATTAAATTTATGGATTTGACGCTCGCAAGAACAGGCTTAAATGAAAAAGAAGCAAAAGGGCTACATATCCCGTATAAAACGGTCAAAGTAGATTCTACAAATATGGCGGGCTATTATCCAAATGCAAAACCACTTTACTTGAAACTACTATATCGCTCTGATACGAAACAATTGTTGGGCGGGCAAGTAATTGGAGAAGAAGGCGTAGATAAACGTATTGATGTGATCGCGATGGCACTTTTCAATAAAATGAGCATTCATGATTTAGAAGATGTCGATTTAAGTTATGCACCACCATATAACAGCGTTTGGGACCCAATTCAGCAAGCGGCAAGGAGAGCAGAATAG
- a CDS encoding GNAT family N-acetyltransferase, translated as MFVALQTVQESEKEILRNLYALYLHDLSTFTPNIKIGANGFFEYEDLHMFWGNDGITPYFIKAENSIVGFLLLLERPFLKKENDFGINDIFILNQYKGKGIGKQVIENVLKEKRGQYFVIELVKNVPAVSFWKKVYRELNIVFDEKTQLIDDEECLVQTFKI; from the coding sequence ATGTTTGTAGCACTTCAAACCGTTCAAGAATCTGAAAAAGAAATATTACGTAATTTGTACGCACTATATCTTCATGATCTCTCTACATTCACTCCTAATATAAAGATTGGGGCAAATGGATTTTTTGAATACGAAGATTTGCACATGTTTTGGGGAAATGACGGAATCACTCCGTATTTTATAAAAGCTGAAAATAGTATTGTAGGATTTTTATTATTGTTGGAACGCCCGTTTTTGAAGAAGGAAAACGACTTTGGCATAAATGACATTTTCATATTGAATCAGTACAAAGGAAAAGGAATTGGTAAACAAGTTATTGAGAATGTACTAAAAGAGAAACGAGGACAGTATTTCGTTATCGAACTTGTGAAAAATGTACCAGCTGTTTCTTTTTGGAAGAAAGTATATAGGGAGCTAAACATCGTATTTGATGAGAAAACACAGTTAATCGATGATGAAGAATGTCTCGTTCAAACGTTTAAAATATAA
- a CDS encoding DUF3908 family protein, translating to MAINMKTIEEWIAESNARQEEDFGHVVEEMKEVCVGLDNATLIYTKNVFCFGKKVEVFFFFQDHVVIGQEKDEYIEIEKLKYDDITNSNLKTNDKNTTLELKFANGQSINLDSLNDNYGTKNWLFARQIKSIFKLI from the coding sequence ATGGCAATTAACATGAAAACAATCGAAGAATGGATTGCTGAATCAAACGCAAGACAAGAAGAAGACTTTGGACACGTTGTGGAAGAGATGAAAGAAGTATGCGTCGGACTTGATAATGCGACATTAATTTATACGAAAAATGTATTTTGTTTCGGTAAAAAAGTAGAAGTGTTTTTCTTCTTCCAAGACCATGTCGTGATCGGACAAGAAAAAGACGAATATATTGAGATTGAAAAATTAAAGTATGATGATATTACAAATAGTAATTTAAAAACAAATGACAAAAATACAACGTTAGAATTAAAGTTTGCTAACGGACAATCTATTAATTTAGATAGTTTAAATGATAACTACGGTACGAAAAATTGGTTATTTGCTAGACAAATTAAGAGTATTTTTAAGTTAATCTAG
- a CDS encoding SagB family peptide dehydrogenase, translated as MQLDTFLHHLHFSIDEIMPNHEVDWKDAPLPYKLYRNVPTIPLSLEIPLSLSNSSTTPTLNEIGHYLWYSFGVTQLCQLNSERNVLRRSIPSGGALYPNELYIYLKIDDYPDGIYHYDAAHHRLILLREGNFDSYLADALGNRCNIHDCFGAAFVSTMFWKNFFKYNNFSYRLQGLDSGVLIGQLLECAKQFGYTNGVYFQFLDRALNHLLGLSEGEESVYAVIPLSTEPETNWFHNDYRENKTVTSHELLQQIPPLAHEHFVRSKHVGEYPMITKINEASMIESTAHFQTLHHEEHYQHNAYAVQLPKVERLSYDFLQLCKKRYSPDADFILTKWDAAELATLLQEASLSFPYYNDLDGKYANENARVFLYGCFYNVKNIENGAYAYNSKTHSIQPIRYGDLRYPLQSSMTMDNVNLFQVPLCLHVVGKKDYYTRALGYRGYRIHQMEAGILVHKLVFAATAMGMGGHPLLSFDTNSCDQLYGIDAGNETSLIQIPVGAYRARNWLKGVLHS; from the coding sequence ATGCAGCTAGATACTTTTTTACATCATCTCCATTTCTCTATTGATGAAATTATGCCGAATCATGAGGTGGACTGGAAAGACGCACCGCTTCCTTATAAATTATATCGAAATGTACCTACCATCCCGCTCTCCTTAGAAATCCCGTTATCTTTATCGAACTCTTCTACTACACCTACTCTAAATGAGATTGGTCACTACCTTTGGTATTCATTTGGTGTAACACAATTATGTCAGCTAAATAGCGAGAGAAATGTATTACGCAGATCCATTCCTTCAGGCGGTGCTTTATATCCCAATGAATTGTATATCTATTTAAAGATTGACGATTATCCAGATGGCATTTACCATTATGACGCCGCGCATCACCGACTTATTTTACTTCGCGAAGGAAATTTCGATTCTTATTTAGCAGACGCACTCGGTAATCGCTGTAATATACATGATTGTTTCGGTGCCGCATTCGTATCCACTATGTTTTGGAAAAACTTCTTTAAATACAATAACTTTTCATATCGCCTTCAAGGATTAGATAGCGGGGTTCTCATTGGGCAATTACTAGAATGTGCAAAACAGTTCGGTTATACGAACGGCGTATACTTTCAATTTCTAGATCGTGCACTGAACCATTTACTCGGATTGTCAGAAGGTGAAGAAAGTGTGTATGCCGTTATTCCTTTAAGTACAGAGCCAGAAACTAATTGGTTTCACAATGATTACCGTGAAAATAAAACAGTTACTTCTCATGAGTTGTTGCAACAAATTCCGCCGTTAGCACATGAACATTTCGTTCGCTCAAAACATGTAGGTGAATATCCGATGATAACAAAAATAAATGAAGCTTCTATGATCGAATCGACAGCACACTTCCAAACACTACATCATGAAGAGCACTATCAACATAATGCGTACGCTGTACAGCTACCAAAAGTAGAACGGTTATCGTATGATTTCCTACAACTTTGTAAAAAACGATATTCTCCTGATGCGGACTTTATTTTAACGAAATGGGATGCAGCCGAGCTCGCTACTTTACTACAAGAAGCGAGCCTCTCCTTCCCCTATTACAACGACCTTGACGGTAAGTATGCAAATGAAAATGCACGCGTCTTCTTATATGGATGTTTTTATAACGTGAAAAATATTGAAAACGGGGCTTACGCTTATAATAGTAAAACACATTCGATACAACCAATTCGGTATGGAGACCTTCGTTACCCTCTTCAATCTAGTATGACGATGGATAACGTAAACCTTTTTCAAGTACCACTTTGCTTACATGTAGTCGGAAAGAAAGATTACTATACACGTGCATTAGGCTATAGAGGATATCGTATTCACCAAATGGAAGCTGGTATACTCGTTCATAAACTCGTTTTTGCAGCGACCGCGATGGGGATGGGCGGGCATCCATTACTTAGTTTTGATACAAATTCATGTGATCAATTGTACGGTATTGATGCTGGGAATGAAACGTCTCTTATTCAAATTCCTGTTGGGGCGTATCGAGCGCGGAATTGGTTAAAAGGGGTTTTGCATAGTTAA
- a CDS encoding TOMM precursor leader peptide-binding protein encodes MTQNILLIGDGLLADYVHDQLCKQYSIIRQHTLTEELPENIYLALVLHDGSPSPIHHDAELIFRSNHIPWLRGFTSFGEGIIGPYIHPLTPGCSHCSDGRRFIAGFDQKEMWELQRKYAFKAENGTRRDVRATQNGMLQMCHLICAETEKILTHNHSSLENELILLNLQTLQCTRHSFLPDPLCPVCSSLPDDTADAAEVSLQPSLKVSTETYRCRSIHELNTFLTKDYLDYRIGMLNGKMQHSLLPFADVIINMPLMFGNEGVAGRTHSFAVSEATAILEGLERYCGMSPRGKKTNVHGSFHDLEEHALNPLTLGVHTNEHYNRDNFPFKPFDPDYEQNWVWGYSLSQNRPLLVPESIAYYSLGHRDAFVYETSNGCAIGGSLEEAIFHGILEIVERDAFLLTWYAELPLPRLDLSSANDTELQLMIQRLRTITGYELHAFNATMEHGIPSLWVIAKNTRENGMNVVCAGGAHLDPIRALKSAIQEIAGMLLITDDELEHKREYYEKCLQDPYFVNKMEDHSMLYGLKETEERLHFLLREDAPVQTFQEMNVSQSFDMDLTSDLHQLLNRLHQSNLEIIVVDQTVPLIEKNGLHCVKVIIPGMLPMTFGHHLTRVTGLDRVYTVPMTLGYSTEPLTNEQLNPHPHPFP; translated from the coding sequence ATGACTCAAAATATATTGCTTATAGGGGATGGCCTTCTTGCAGACTATGTACATGATCAATTATGCAAACAATATTCCATCATTCGTCAGCATACCCTTACAGAAGAACTTCCTGAAAATATTTATCTCGCTCTCGTATTACATGATGGATCTCCTTCTCCTATTCATCATGATGCTGAGCTAATTTTTCGCTCAAATCATATTCCGTGGCTTCGTGGTTTCACTTCATTTGGCGAAGGTATTATCGGTCCTTACATTCATCCTCTTACGCCCGGATGTTCCCATTGTTCTGATGGACGCCGTTTTATCGCTGGCTTTGATCAAAAAGAAATGTGGGAACTACAGCGGAAATATGCCTTTAAAGCCGAAAATGGAACGAGGCGTGATGTACGTGCCACCCAAAATGGCATGTTACAAATGTGCCATCTTATTTGCGCAGAAACAGAAAAAATATTAACTCATAACCATTCTTCTTTAGAAAATGAACTTATTTTACTAAACTTACAAACATTACAATGTACGCGGCATTCTTTTCTTCCAGATCCTCTCTGTCCTGTATGTAGTAGTTTACCTGATGATACTGCGGATGCGGCGGAAGTTTCTTTACAACCGAGTTTAAAAGTAAGCACCGAAACGTATCGCTGCCGTTCCATTCATGAATTAAACACATTTTTAACGAAAGACTATTTAGATTATCGGATCGGTATGTTGAACGGCAAAATGCAGCATTCTTTATTGCCATTCGCTGACGTCATTATAAACATGCCATTAATGTTTGGAAATGAAGGTGTTGCAGGCCGAACTCATTCATTTGCAGTGAGTGAAGCAACTGCTATTTTAGAAGGTTTAGAACGATATTGCGGTATGTCGCCTCGCGGGAAAAAGACAAATGTGCATGGTAGTTTTCATGATTTAGAGGAACATGCACTAAATCCCCTTACACTCGGTGTGCATACAAATGAACACTACAATCGTGATAATTTTCCATTTAAGCCGTTTGATCCTGATTATGAGCAAAACTGGGTATGGGGATATTCTTTATCACAAAACAGACCGCTTTTAGTTCCTGAATCAATTGCTTATTATAGCCTTGGTCATCGAGATGCTTTCGTGTATGAAACATCAAATGGATGTGCAATTGGCGGTAGTTTAGAAGAAGCGATTTTTCACGGCATTTTAGAAATTGTAGAGCGTGATGCCTTCTTACTCACTTGGTATGCCGAATTACCTCTTCCCCGCCTTGATCTTAGTTCAGCAAATGATACAGAATTACAATTAATGATCCAGCGGTTACGTACGATTACTGGATATGAATTACACGCTTTTAACGCGACGATGGAACACGGCATCCCGAGCTTATGGGTAATTGCAAAGAATACACGTGAAAATGGAATGAACGTTGTTTGTGCGGGAGGCGCTCATTTAGATCCTATTCGAGCTTTAAAAAGTGCCATTCAAGAAATAGCAGGCATGTTACTTATAACAGACGATGAACTCGAGCACAAAAGAGAATACTATGAAAAATGCTTACAAGATCCTTATTTCGTTAATAAAATGGAAGACCACAGTATGCTGTACGGATTGAAAGAAACGGAAGAACGTCTTCACTTCCTTTTACGAGAAGATGCACCAGTGCAAACGTTCCAAGAAATGAATGTATCACAGTCATTTGATATGGATTTAACATCCGATCTCCACCAACTTTTAAATCGTTTGCATCAATCTAATCTTGAAATAATCGTTGTAGATCAAACCGTTCCCCTTATAGAAAAGAACGGACTACACTGTGTAAAAGTCATTATTCCAGGCATGTTACCGATGACATTCGGCCATCACCTTACTCGTGTTACAGGATTAGATAGAGTCTATACCGTACCGATGACACTTGGATATAGCACTGAACCGTTAACAAATGAACAATTAAATCCACATCCGCACCCGTTTCCATAG